Proteins found in one Oribacterium sp. oral taxon 102 genomic segment:
- a CDS encoding DUF4314 domain-containing protein, producing the protein MLFANRAQVERLRLRYPIGTRVELVEMDDAQAPPIGTQGTVTGVDDTGSLLVD; encoded by the coding sequence TTGTTATTCGCTAACAGAGCGCAGGTTGAACGCCTGCGCCTCCGCTATCCCATCGGTACCAGAGTGGAGCTTGTAGAGATGGACGATGCTCAGGCACCGCCCATCGGCACCCAGGGAACGGTAACCGGTGTGGATGATACCGGCAGCCTCCTGGTGGACTGA
- a CDS encoding transposase → MAKGTVYTQQFKEDAVRYKKEHPELSYQAAASNLNVSISALKSWIKKAKENDGEVPTRGAGNYSSDEAKEIARLQRELRDTKDALEVLKKAIGILGN, encoded by the coding sequence ATGGCAAAAGGAACGGTATATACCCAACAATTCAAGGAGGATGCAGTTCGCTACAAAAAGGAGCATCCGGAACTATCTTACCAGGCAGCAGCCAGTAATCTCAATGTCAGTATTTCTGCGTTAAAGTCCTGGATCAAGAAGGCAAAGGAGAACGATGGTGAGGTCCCAACCCGCGGAGCCGGCAATTATTCCAGCGACGAGGCAAAGGAAATCGCCAGGCTTCAGCGAGAATTACGAGATACAAAGGACGCACTTGAAGTATTAAAAAAAGCCATCGGTATCCTGGGAAACTGA
- a CDS encoding phage/plasmid primase, P4 family, with amino-acid sequence MFTIYSADVTGNPGNCSYPHKHIILDEDSLKAAVCHDYVCAEYKNSYRNGDNFIGSDCLPVDCDNDHSENPEDWITPEDVLQAFPGVTFAVHYSRFNNRVKNGKPARSKFHVLFPIDYVTDADFYSNMKKLVNSIFPYFDTKALDAARFFFGTTAADVALYPGRMNLTEYLNEDIFDEDMPEGQYDGATIPEGSRNATMSRFAGKVIKKYGDGDTAYQAFLEEADKCDPPLDAAELATIWHSAQRFYARVQQQEGYVAPELYNDPSCYKPEDYSDVGQAEVLAKYFSNELRYSPATHFIRYSDHYWQESEPGAQAVAHELTRRQLKEANRDLMEALDKMKNCGAQNILDSTSKSKAEQLMNDRQLEVYRELLAAKAYQAFAIKRRDSKNVTSTLKESHPMLEISPRDLDADCFALCTPEATFDLRQGMAGAREHSPEDFITKITSVSPNQKGMQIWLDSLNLIFQHNQELIDYVQMICGLAAIGKVYVEALIIAYGDGRNGKSTFWNAISRVLGLYSGNISADTLTVGCRRNIKPEMAEVKGKRLLIAAEMQEGARLNDSTVKQLCSTDDVFAEKKYKDPFSFKPCHTLVLYTNHLPRVSASDDGIWRRLIVIPFNAKITGSSDIKNYSEYLYDNAGGAILSWIIEGSKKVIDADYRIPVPTCVQNAIDNYRSQNDWFGHFLEDKCIIGDEYKENSSSLYQAYRNHCIDCNEYVRSTADFYFAMENAGYERVTLSRKRYFKGLRLRTEDDFDEEFLD; translated from the coding sequence ATGTTTACCATTTACAGCGCGGACGTTACCGGCAATCCCGGTAACTGCTCCTACCCTCATAAACACATCATCCTAGATGAAGATAGCTTGAAGGCGGCTGTTTGTCATGATTACGTGTGCGCTGAATATAAGAACAGCTATCGTAATGGCGACAACTTCATCGGCAGTGACTGTCTTCCAGTTGACTGTGATAATGATCATTCCGAGAATCCGGAAGACTGGATCACTCCAGAAGATGTCTTGCAGGCCTTTCCAGGTGTGACCTTCGCAGTCCATTACAGCCGCTTCAATAACAGAGTAAAAAACGGCAAGCCCGCAAGGTCCAAGTTTCACGTTCTCTTTCCGATTGATTATGTGACAGACGCCGACTTTTACAGCAACATGAAAAAGCTGGTCAATTCCATCTTTCCCTATTTCGATACGAAGGCCCTGGATGCTGCCCGCTTCTTCTTTGGCACTACTGCTGCAGATGTTGCTTTATATCCAGGACGCATGAATCTGACGGAATATCTCAATGAGGATATTTTCGATGAGGATATGCCGGAAGGTCAATATGATGGCGCAACGATTCCCGAAGGTAGCCGTAATGCAACCATGTCTCGTTTTGCCGGAAAGGTCATCAAGAAATATGGCGACGGTGACACGGCCTATCAGGCATTTCTGGAAGAAGCAGATAAATGTGATCCGCCTCTGGATGCTGCTGAGCTTGCTACCATCTGGCACAGTGCCCAGCGCTTTTACGCTCGTGTCCAGCAGCAGGAGGGCTATGTTGCACCGGAGCTCTACAACGATCCTTCCTGTTACAAACCGGAGGATTACTCCGATGTAGGGCAGGCCGAGGTATTAGCAAAGTACTTTTCAAACGAGCTTCGCTATTCTCCCGCCACCCACTTCATCCGCTACTCCGACCACTACTGGCAGGAATCAGAGCCGGGTGCTCAGGCCGTGGCTCATGAGCTTACCCGCAGACAGCTAAAGGAAGCAAACCGAGATCTCATGGAAGCACTGGATAAGATGAAGAATTGCGGTGCACAGAACATCCTCGACAGCACATCAAAGTCAAAAGCAGAACAGCTTATGAACGATCGGCAGCTGGAGGTCTATCGCGAGCTCTTAGCAGCCAAGGCTTATCAGGCATTTGCCATTAAGCGCCGTGATTCTAAGAATGTGACTTCTACTTTGAAGGAATCCCATCCGATGCTGGAGATTTCACCTCGTGACCTGGACGCAGACTGCTTTGCGCTCTGTACCCCGGAGGCAACCTTTGATCTTCGTCAGGGTATGGCCGGAGCCAGGGAGCATTCGCCGGAGGACTTTATCACCAAGATTACCAGCGTTTCACCAAACCAGAAAGGTATGCAGATTTGGCTGGACAGCTTGAATCTCATCTTCCAGCACAATCAGGAGCTCATCGATTACGTCCAGATGATCTGCGGCCTTGCTGCAATTGGTAAGGTTTATGTAGAAGCTCTGATCATCGCTTATGGTGATGGCCGCAATGGTAAGTCCACCTTCTGGAATGCCATCTCTCGTGTGCTGGGCCTTTACTCCGGGAACATTTCTGCGGATACCCTGACCGTAGGTTGCCGCAGAAACATCAAACCGGAAATGGCCGAGGTCAAGGGTAAGCGACTTCTCATTGCTGCAGAGATGCAGGAAGGTGCAAGGCTTAATGACTCTACCGTCAAGCAGCTCTGCTCTACCGATGATGTCTTTGCAGAGAAGAAATATAAGGATCCATTTTCCTTCAAGCCCTGCCACACGCTGGTGCTGTATACCAACCACCTGCCTCGCGTCAGTGCATCCGATGATGGTATCTGGAGGCGACTGATCGTTATTCCTTTTAATGCCAAGATCACCGGTAGCAGCGACATCAAGAATTACAGTGAGTATCTCTATGACAATGCTGGCGGTGCGATCCTCTCCTGGATCATCGAAGGTAGCAAAAAAGTTATCGATGCTGACTACCGCATCCCAGTTCCGACCTGCGTGCAGAATGCCATCGATAATTACCGTAGCCAGAATGACTGGTTCGGACATTTCTTAGAGGATAAGTGCATCATAGGTGATGAGTATAAAGAAAACTCCTCTAGCCTATATCAGGCCTACCGCAATCACTGCATCGATTGCAATGAGTATGTACGCTCCACAGCGGACTTCTACTTTGCTATGGAAAATGCCGGATACGAGCGTGTCACCTTGAGCCGAAAGCGCTATTTTAAAGGACTTCGCCTGCGTACTGAGGACGATTTTGATGAGGAATTTTTAGACTGA
- a CDS encoding recombinase family protein, with protein MAAYCRVSTDSDAQLESLDAQKEHYKNYITSRDDWTFAGLYFDEGITGTKADKRPMLLRLIEDCKAKKIDFVITKSISRLSRNTTDCLEIVRTLLSLDIPIYFEKENINTGSMESELFLSILSSMAEGESASISENNKWSIKKRFLDGTYKLGYMPYGYCWKDGEILVNPEQAEIVKRIFRELLSGKGTEAIAKELNQKQVPTKKGGRWTSTSIRDIIRNEKYTGDCIFQKTYTDSNFNRHKNDSHLDQYYVPDHHEAIISHEDFEAAAALIEQRASEKGIKKGNAKYQQRYAFSSKIICAECGNTFRRRIHSSTYGKYAAWVCNTHLEDTSRCSMLYIRDDDLKLAFTTMINKLVYCHKLVLKPYLKALQENSGDASLLNIQQLEILLEQNTEQRETLHKLMGQGYIDQILYTQENNALLSQAGEYRNKIELLNRSQSLDATKVYETERLLHFCEHGEMQLEYSEELFELFVDHIEVYSRQKIGFALHCGLILKEMI; from the coding sequence GTGGCTGCTTACTGCCGCGTTTCCACAGATTCTGATGCACAGCTCGAAAGTCTGGATGCACAGAAAGAGCACTATAAAAACTACATCACCTCCCGTGATGACTGGACCTTTGCAGGGCTCTACTTTGACGAAGGTATCACCGGCACCAAGGCGGATAAAAGGCCAATGCTCCTGCGACTAATCGAAGATTGTAAAGCAAAAAAAATTGACTTTGTAATCACCAAGTCCATCAGCCGCCTCTCCCGAAATACTACAGACTGCTTGGAGATAGTAAGAACGCTTCTGTCACTGGATATTCCGATCTATTTCGAGAAGGAAAATATCAACACCGGCTCGATGGAAAGTGAACTGTTTCTTTCCATCCTAAGCTCTATGGCCGAAGGCGAATCTGCTTCGATTTCCGAAAATAACAAGTGGAGTATTAAGAAACGCTTCCTGGATGGAACCTATAAGCTCGGCTATATGCCTTACGGCTACTGCTGGAAGGATGGAGAAATCCTGGTGAATCCTGAGCAGGCTGAAATTGTAAAGCGCATCTTTCGAGAGCTTCTTTCCGGGAAAGGCACGGAGGCCATTGCCAAGGAGCTGAACCAGAAACAGGTTCCAACCAAGAAGGGCGGCCGCTGGACCTCTACCAGCATTCGCGACATCATCAGGAATGAAAAATACACCGGTGACTGCATTTTCCAGAAAACCTATACCGACAGCAATTTTAATCGCCACAAGAACGACAGCCACCTCGATCAGTACTATGTGCCAGATCACCACGAAGCAATTATCAGCCATGAGGATTTTGAAGCCGCAGCAGCCTTGATTGAACAACGGGCAAGTGAGAAAGGCATCAAGAAGGGAAATGCTAAGTATCAACAGCGCTATGCCTTTTCCAGCAAGATTATCTGCGCCGAATGCGGGAATACCTTCCGTAGGAGAATCCATTCCAGCACCTACGGGAAATACGCAGCCTGGGTGTGCAACACTCACCTGGAAGACACCAGCAGGTGCTCTATGCTTTATATCCGTGATGATGATTTGAAGCTGGCATTTACCACGATGATCAATAAGCTGGTCTACTGCCACAAGCTGGTCTTGAAGCCTTATTTGAAAGCGCTACAGGAAAACAGCGGAGATGCATCGCTTCTGAATATCCAGCAATTAGAAATATTGCTGGAGCAGAACACTGAACAGCGGGAAACCCTACATAAGCTGATGGGACAGGGCTACATTGACCAGATTCTTTATACCCAGGAAAATAATGCCCTTCTCTCCCAGGCTGGCGAATATAGGAACAAAATTGAGCTCCTAAATCGCTCCCAATCACTGGATGCCACAAAGGTATACGAGACGGAGCGCCTGCTACACTTCTGCGAACATGGGGAAATGCAGCTGGAATACAGTGAAGAATTATTTGAACTATTCGTGGATCACATTGAGGTTTACAGCCGCCAGAAAATCGGCTTTGCACTTCATTGTGGTCTTATTTTGAAGGAGATGATTTGA
- a CDS encoding DEAD/DEAH box helicase — MNFSPHNYQAYAINYIETHPIAAVLLDMGLGKTVISLTAIADLLFDSFEAHRILVVAPLRVARDTWPAEIAKWEHLQHLTYAVCVGTPKERCAALLTGSDITIINRENLGWLIDSSGFDFDYDMVVIDELSSFKNHKSKRFQSLMKVRPKVKRIIGLTGTPSSNGLMDLWAEFKLLDFGERLGRFITHYRNNYFIPDKRNGEIIYSYKPMAYTEDAIYRRISDITISMKSTDHLQMPELITSQYEVQLSEEEEKRYEDLKADFILELPEGEITTANAASLTGKLSQLANGAIYDDDGNIIEFHDRKLDALEDLIEAANGKPLLVAYWFKHDLQRIKKRFDIREIKSSKDITDWNNGDIPVAAIHPASAGHGLNLQAGGSTLIWFGLTWSLELYQQTNARLWRQGQTSGTVVIEHIITKGTIDERILKALSLKEVTQNALIDAVKANL; from the coding sequence ATGAACTTCTCACCCCATAATTATCAGGCCTATGCCATCAACTATATCGAAACACATCCTATCGCTGCAGTTCTCCTCGATATGGGTCTTGGCAAGACGGTCATTTCCCTGACTGCCATCGCAGACCTGCTGTTTGACAGCTTCGAGGCACACCGCATCCTAGTGGTCGCACCTTTAAGGGTGGCCCGTGATACCTGGCCTGCGGAAATTGCAAAATGGGAGCACCTGCAGCATCTGACCTACGCTGTCTGCGTGGGGACACCGAAGGAACGATGCGCTGCACTTTTGACCGGATCCGACATCACCATCATTAACCGTGAGAACCTTGGCTGGCTGATAGATTCCAGTGGCTTTGATTTTGATTACGATATGGTCGTCATTGATGAGCTTTCCTCCTTCAAGAATCACAAGTCGAAGCGATTTCAATCTCTGATGAAGGTCAGACCTAAAGTTAAACGAATCATCGGTCTTACCGGTACACCTTCTTCCAATGGTCTTATGGATCTGTGGGCCGAATTCAAGCTTCTGGATTTTGGAGAACGTTTAGGACGCTTCATCACCCACTACCGCAACAACTACTTTATCCCGGACAAGCGAAACGGCGAGATCATCTACTCTTACAAGCCCATGGCTTATACGGAGGATGCCATCTACCGGAGAATATCGGATATCACGATTTCCATGAAATCCACTGATCACCTGCAGATGCCGGAGCTGATTACATCACAATACGAAGTGCAACTATCCGAGGAGGAAGAAAAACGCTACGAGGATCTGAAGGCAGACTTTATATTGGAGCTCCCGGAAGGAGAAATCACGACTGCTAATGCGGCTTCTCTTACCGGTAAACTCTCCCAGCTGGCCAACGGTGCCATTTATGATGATGACGGCAATATCATCGAGTTCCATGATCGGAAACTGGATGCCTTAGAGGATCTTATCGAAGCCGCCAATGGCAAACCACTCCTGGTAGCTTACTGGTTCAAGCACGACCTACAGCGAATCAAGAAGCGCTTTGACATCCGGGAGATAAAATCCAGCAAGGATATCACTGATTGGAACAATGGCGATATTCCTGTTGCTGCCATCCATCCTGCCTCTGCAGGTCACGGACTGAATCTTCAGGCTGGTGGATCAACACTTATCTGGTTCGGGCTGACCTGGTCTTTGGAGTTATATCAGCAGACCAACGCTCGTCTCTGGCGGCAAGGCCAGACCTCCGGCACTGTCGTCATTGAGCACATCATTACCAAGGGCACCATTGATGAACGTATCTTAAAGGCGCTGTCCCTGAAGGAGGTTACACAAAACGCATTAATTGATGCGGTAAAAGCAAATCTATGA
- a CDS encoding site-specific DNA-methyltransferase, with protein sequence MLIEKKNVAELLPADYNLRKDLRPGDPEYEKLKRSIEQFGYVEPVIWNATTGRVVGGHQRLKVLQDMGMTEVDCVVVELDEEHEKALNVALNKISGEWDNDKLALLIADLQGADFDVSLTGFEPAELDDLFKEDVKDGIKEDDFDVDAELAKPTITKSGDLWCLGPHRLLCGDSTKPESYELLMAGKKANLVVTDPPYNVNYEGSAGKIQNDNMDNDSFYQFLLDAFTNMEAVMADDASIYVFHADTEGLNFRKAFSDAGFYLSGCCIWKKPSLVLGRSPYQWQHEPCLFGWKKNGKHQWYSGRRETTIWEFEKPKKNADHPTMKPVALIAYPIMNSSLTNCIVLDPFGGSGSTLIACEQTGRICHTIELDEKYADVIVKRYIEQVGTSDGVSVIRDGLTYQYDEVAISEESMQA encoded by the coding sequence ATGCTAATTGAAAAGAAAAATGTCGCTGAGCTACTTCCTGCAGATTACAATCTCCGTAAGGATTTAAGGCCCGGCGATCCGGAATATGAAAAGCTGAAACGCTCGATCGAGCAGTTCGGATATGTGGAACCCGTCATCTGGAATGCCACTACTGGTCGCGTGGTTGGCGGGCATCAGCGCTTAAAGGTTCTCCAGGACATGGGCATGACGGAAGTTGACTGCGTCGTTGTAGAGCTTGATGAGGAACACGAAAAGGCACTGAATGTTGCGCTCAATAAAATCAGCGGCGAATGGGACAACGACAAATTGGCACTGTTAATCGCAGACCTGCAAGGTGCTGACTTCGACGTCTCTCTCACTGGTTTTGAGCCCGCCGAGCTGGACGACCTTTTTAAAGAGGATGTGAAGGATGGCATCAAGGAAGATGATTTTGATGTCGATGCCGAGCTTGCAAAACCTACCATAACTAAGTCCGGTGACCTCTGGTGCCTTGGTCCGCACAGACTTCTCTGTGGCGACAGCACAAAGCCTGAAAGCTATGAGCTCTTGATGGCTGGCAAGAAAGCAAACCTGGTGGTCACGGATCCTCCTTACAATGTGAACTATGAAGGCTCCGCTGGTAAGATCCAGAATGACAACATGGATAATGACTCCTTCTATCAGTTCTTGCTGGACGCCTTCACTAATATGGAAGCAGTCATGGCCGATGACGCATCCATCTATGTGTTCCATGCAGATACAGAAGGCCTGAATTTTAGAAAAGCGTTCTCTGATGCAGGCTTCTATCTTTCCGGCTGTTGCATCTGGAAAAAGCCCTCCCTGGTGCTGGGCCGTTCACCATATCAATGGCAGCATGAGCCTTGCCTCTTTGGCTGGAAGAAAAATGGCAAGCATCAATGGTACTCCGGTCGCAGGGAAACCACGATCTGGGAATTTGAAAAGCCTAAGAAAAATGCTGATCACCCAACCATGAAGCCGGTAGCATTGATTGCCTACCCGATCATGAATTCAAGTCTTACAAACTGCATCGTGCTTGATCCCTTCGGAGGCTCCGGCAGCACGCTGATCGCCTGCGAACAGACCGGCCGCATCTGCCACACAATTGAATTAGATGAGAAATATGCAGACGTCATCGTGAAGCGCTACATCGAGCAGGTAGGTACTTCCGATGGCGTTTCTGTTATCCGTGATGGTCTGACTTACCAATACGATGAAGTCGCTATCTCCGAAGAATCCATGCAGGCATAA
- a CDS encoding IS3 family transposase: MKREWINRFVILDYQHAYRLVFEYIETFYNTVRLHSHCDYCSPGQYEEQYLEKLEESLKLVS, from the coding sequence ATTAAGAGAGAATGGATCAATCGATTTGTGATACTTGATTATCAACATGCTTATCGTCTTGTATTTGAGTATATTGAAACTTTCTATAATACAGTGAGGCTCCATAGTCATTGTGATTACTGCTCACCGGGTCAGTATGAGGAGCAATACCTGGAGAAACTGGAGGAGTCTCTCAAGCTCGTAAGCTGA
- a CDS encoding N-acetylmuramoyl-L-alanine amidase translates to MAYTTSSLVSYTNLSPNHSGQRTHSIDRITPHCVVGQLSAESICGCFTGPSRQASCNYGIGTDGRISLCVEEKNRSWCSSSNANDQRAITIECASDMSEPYAMNDKVYASLISLCTDICKRNGKKKLLWFGDKNKALNYTPKSDEMVITVHRWFANKSCPGNWLYARLGDLAAKVTANLDGNTSPATDHLYRVQVGAYKSKANADNMMAKLKAAGFDAFITTESGASVSHAQIH, encoded by the coding sequence ATGGCTTATACAACCAGCTCCCTGGTATCCTATACCAATCTCAGTCCGAATCATTCCGGACAGAGAACCCATTCCATCGACCGCATCACGCCACACTGCGTGGTCGGTCAGTTATCAGCTGAGAGCATCTGCGGATGCTTTACCGGCCCTTCTCGTCAGGCTTCCTGCAACTATGGCATCGGCACTGACGGACGCATCTCCTTATGTGTTGAAGAGAAAAACCGCAGCTGGTGCTCCTCTTCTAATGCCAATGACCAAAGAGCCATCACCATCGAATGTGCCTCTGACATGTCGGAGCCTTATGCGATGAATGATAAAGTCTACGCTTCCCTTATCTCGCTCTGCACCGACATCTGCAAGCGTAATGGCAAGAAGAAGCTTTTATGGTTTGGGGATAAGAACAAGGCCCTGAATTATACACCAAAGTCCGATGAGATGGTGATCACTGTCCACAGATGGTTTGCCAACAAATCCTGCCCCGGCAACTGGCTCTATGCCCGTCTCGGTGATCTGGCCGCAAAGGTTACTGCAAATCTTGATGGAAATACTTCTCCTGCCACAGATCATCTTTATCGTGTACAGGTTGGAGCTTATAAGAGCAAGGCCAATGCTGACAACATGATGGCAAAGCTCAAGGCTGCCGGTTTTGATGCTTTCATCACAACAGAATCAGGTGCCTCTGTTTCACACGCTCAAATCCATTGA
- a CDS encoding virulence protein codes for MEIRFNVTRSARKELVGIISQVTGCKQVYKGMPSAAYKVADITISKDGTVSYDERTEESTIKAILEQTATAGFTAELDEAPATETPEAPVSAEADISAAAKDTGLVISFPADTVNLENLRKLLESKSDLIKKALEVEAFPIEEHDDQVSFPWWPSMPDFDAITAYTAFLSALCKMSKEQKRITAKAKPIDNEKYAFRCFLLRLGFIGDEYKQSRRILCRYLCGNSSYAGGEGLVIR; via the coding sequence ATGGAGATCAGATTTAACGTAACAAGAAGCGCCAGAAAAGAGCTGGTAGGAATTATTTCACAGGTAACCGGATGCAAGCAAGTTTATAAGGGAATGCCAAGCGCCGCCTACAAGGTTGCAGACATTACCATCAGCAAGGATGGCACCGTAAGCTACGACGAGCGAACAGAGGAAAGCACCATCAAGGCAATCCTTGAACAGACTGCTACTGCAGGTTTTACCGCAGAGTTAGATGAGGCACCGGCCACTGAAACACCAGAAGCACCCGTCTCTGCAGAAGCAGACATTTCAGCGGCTGCAAAGGACACTGGCCTGGTGATTTCCTTCCCGGCTGACACGGTTAACCTGGAAAACCTGCGAAAGCTTCTGGAGAGCAAGTCAGACCTCATCAAGAAGGCCCTGGAGGTTGAAGCCTTCCCGATTGAGGAACACGACGATCAGGTCAGCTTTCCTTGGTGGCCTAGTATGCCGGACTTCGATGCCATCACCGCCTACACTGCTTTCCTTTCTGCCCTTTGCAAGATGAGTAAGGAACAGAAGCGTATCACAGCAAAGGCAAAGCCGATAGATAACGAAAAATACGCCTTCCGCTGCTTTCTTCTCCGCCTCGGCTTCATCGGAGACGAATACAAGCAAAGCCGCAGGATCCTCTGCCGATACCTTTGCGGCAACAGCTCCTACGCAGGAGGTGAAGGCCTTGTTATTCGCTAA
- a CDS encoding VRR-NUC domain-containing protein yields the protein MLEKQIENKLTRMVKQHGGIAVKFVSPSFAGMPDRLVLLPDGIIAFVELKAPGKKPRPLQIARHKLLCSLGFQVYVIDGVEQIGGMLHELLTP from the coding sequence ATGTTAGAAAAACAGATAGAAAACAAGTTAACCCGGATGGTAAAGCAGCATGGCGGCATCGCTGTAAAATTCGTGTCTCCGAGCTTTGCAGGAATGCCCGATCGCCTCGTCTTATTACCTGATGGGATCATCGCCTTCGTAGAGCTGAAGGCTCCTGGCAAAAAGCCTCGCCCGCTTCAAATAGCAAGGCACAAGCTGCTATGTTCACTTGGCTTTCAGGTCTATGTGATTGATGGCGTGGAACAGATTGGAGGGATGCTTCATGAACTTCTCACCCCATAA
- a CDS encoding HNH endonuclease: MPRKPKRPCSYPGCPNLTDGRFCEEHAKEEARRYEHYDRDPATKRRYGRAWKRIRDSYAAAHPLCEECLAKGVYTPTEEIHHMLPLSQGGTHDRENLKALCKACHARIHAKRGDRWHNT; the protein is encoded by the coding sequence ATGCCGAGAAAGCCGAAGCGTCCCTGTTCTTATCCAGGCTGTCCTAATCTCACGGACGGTCGCTTCTGTGAGGAGCACGCCAAGGAGGAAGCCAGGCGCTACGAACATTATGATAGAGATCCTGCCACCAAGCGTCGCTACGGTCGTGCCTGGAAGCGAATCCGTGACAGCTATGCCGCTGCTCATCCGCTTTGTGAAGAGTGCCTTGCGAAGGGTGTTTATACACCAACCGAGGAGATTCATCACATGCTTCCGCTATCTCAGGGCGGAACCCATGACCGTGAGAACCTGAAAGCCCTGTGCAAGGCCTGCCATGCACGCATTCATGCAAAACGCGGTGACCGCTGGCACAACACATAA
- a CDS encoding SHOCT domain-containing protein, giving the protein MQEETKAVLQATDIASHLKAAPISSIEIQQDYDYFMAQRASEALLSAGLISLVEFNKLTQLNRDTFSPMFVEIMPRIT; this is encoded by the coding sequence ATGCAGGAAGAAACAAAAGCAGTATTACAGGCAACGGATATCGCTTCTCATCTAAAGGCCGCACCGATATCATCCATCGAAATTCAACAGGATTACGACTACTTCATGGCCCAAAGAGCCAGCGAAGCGCTGCTCTCCGCTGGACTTATTTCCTTGGTGGAATTCAACAAATTGACGCAGCTAAACCGCGATACATTCTCTCCGATGTTCGTCGAGATTATGCCCAGAATCACTTGA
- a CDS encoding DUF7698 family protein, whose protein sequence is MMNIFEEAYRGIQEAKKAYATATNTAEQDAARAIYKQATAKLDGLSNTEQRIWSAYETAKDCGNEYIDLNDTIRDDEVEGLVACMKKYGIEAFTFSSTWSGASI, encoded by the coding sequence ATGATGAACATTTTTGAAGAAGCTTACAGAGGAATCCAGGAAGCAAAAAAGGCTTACGCCACAGCAACTAACACGGCTGAGCAGGATGCAGCAAGAGCCATTTACAAGCAGGCAACCGCAAAGCTTGATGGCTTAAGCAACACAGAGCAGCGCATCTGGAGCGCTTATGAAACCGCCAAGGACTGCGGCAACGAGTACATCGACCTGAACGACACCATCCGCGATGACGAAGTCGAAGGCCTGGTGGCCTGCATGAAGAAATACGGCATTGAAGCCTTCACCTTCTCTTCCACCTGGAGTGGAGCTAGCATATAA
- a CDS encoding IS3 family transposase: protein MEEVHQFPVKHRVSVSGILKYLGVSRSGYASWKKRVPSDTEKRREAMKQKIQRIYDKSHQNYGAPKITVQLHKDGESISERTVGTYMHQMGIKAQWIKPYTRTTIDSDFSTKLKNILQQQFNPAEPNAVWVSDITYIVTVIGFVYLTSIMDLFSRKIIAWVLSTTLEAQHVVDCVNLAKQKRHVDKPLVFHNDRGSQYVSDAFKDATASLLIVIPQRDILGITHASNRSMHSLRENGSIDL from the coding sequence GTGGAGGAAGTTCATCAATTTCCGGTGAAACACCGGGTCTCTGTCAGCGGGATACTGAAATATCTGGGTGTTTCACGATCCGGTTATGCTTCCTGGAAGAAGCGTGTCCCTTCCGACACAGAGAAGCGTCGAGAAGCGATGAAACAAAAAATCCAGAGAATATATGATAAATCCCATCAAAACTACGGGGCACCCAAAATCACGGTGCAGCTTCATAAAGATGGTGAATCCATTTCCGAGCGGACTGTGGGCACCTACATGCATCAGATGGGTATCAAGGCTCAATGGATAAAACCATATACCCGGACAACCATAGATTCTGACTTCAGTACAAAATTAAAAAATATACTGCAGCAGCAATTTAATCCGGCAGAGCCAAATGCTGTATGGGTTTCCGATATCACTTATATTGTTACTGTGATTGGTTTTGTGTACCTGACTAGTATTATGGATCTGTTTTCACGGAAAATCATCGCCTGGGTCCTCAGCACGACCCTGGAAGCGCAGCATGTTGTCGACTGTGTCAATCTGGCAAAGCAAAAGCGTCATGTTGACAAACCGCTTGTATTTCACAATGATCGCGGATCACAGTATGTTTCGGATGCTTTCAAAGATGCAACTGCAAGCTTATTAATAGTTATTCCCCAAAGGGATATCCTTGGGATAACGCATGCATCGAATCGTTCCATGCACTCATTAAGAGAGAATGGATCAATCGATTTGTGA